ACCTGCCCGGGCGCCGGTACCGGCGCCTTCTTCAGCCTGGAACAGATTCAGGAACGCGCTGCAAAGATCGACATGTGACCGCTTCAAGCCGGCCCCTGGCTCGGAAGCCTTCGGAAGAACTCGTATTCCGGAAACTTCGCCAACTCTCCCGAGCGTTTGATTGGCCGGGGGACTTCGAGTCTCCACCGCGGTGCTCGACAATGGCCCGTCAATGGCGCCTGCTCGCGTAGCTGCGGGCGCCATTCGTTGTGTCATCCGAACATGTCGTCGCCGGATTAGCAACAATTCAACGGCCGCCGAATCACGCCGCTTCTTCAGGTGATGTTCCCGCAGGTCCGGGCTGCTGCTGCGCCCTTCCAGAAAGTCGGTCGTCTCCCCCTGAGCCGCGTGCCTTCCCGGCCCCGAAATAATCGACCGCCTCAGTCCAGCCATTGAAGATACGACTTCGAACTCACTTTGAAAAAATCTCTGCGTGGCTTCTGCTGACAGTTCCGTTCTGGACGGCGGATGCTGAGGATTCAAAGACAAATCCAGCCTGACAGCCATCTTAAGAAGAAAACAGAAATATTGTCTAAGAAACCACAGGGCGGTGGGTCATCTTCTATGAGAGGATGAATGGTCTTGACTCCAACCTGCCAAACACCACAAACGGGACTTATCTTGGAACCGACTCCGCACGTCAACGACTGCCGTGCCACGGGCGTGAGCGAACTCACGTTGCGGTGTTTGTTCGATTCCGAAGAAACGCCTCTGCTGCGTTATGCGTTTTCGCTGGTGGGGCGGCGAGCCGTCGCTGAAGACATTGTGCAGGAAGTGTTTCTACAGCTTCATTCGCACTGGGCTGACGTGGAATCGCCGAAAGCGTGGCTGTATCGAGCCGTGCGGAATCGAGCCTACAACCACGTCCGCGACAGTAAACGAGAAGTCCTGATCGACGTCGATTGCGATGCGCAGGCCGGTGCTTCTGAAGATGACTCGCCTTCCGCATCGCTGGAACACATGGAAGCCGTGGCGGCTGTCAGGCAAAGTCTGGAAGACCTGGATGAATCTGATCGGCAGCTGGTTCAGCTGAAGTATTTCAAAGACCTGAAGTATCGCGACATCAGTACTCAAACGGGCCTGAGCATCGGCAACGTCGGCTATCGACTGCACCATATTTTAAAGGAGCTGGCAGACAAACTGCGGAAGCTCGGATTCGACGAAAAGTCATGAACCAACAATCACACAACTCAAACATGGAAGACAACATCGAACCAGAACTGGAAGCTCGCATCATCGCTTTGGTGCTGGGTGAAGCATCCGATTTCGAATCCGAAGAACTCAATCGCCTGATTGCTCAGCGACCAGAACTGGCAGCGTTCAGGCAGCGTATGGAACGTGTTCACGGACTGCTGAGCGAAGTTGGGACAGGTGAGTTCGATGCTCCGTCGGGCGAATGGAAGCTTTCGGCAGGTAAACGCAACGCGGTGCTGGCTGCGATTCGCGGAGAAGCAACGATTCAGGCCGCAATTCAGGGAGAGAATCCGGCTGTAACTCAAGGCATGTCAGCTCGACGGCGCTGGCGATGGAAGCTGGCCGCAACGTTGGGTGGTGCCTGTCTGGCTGGATTCATTGGAGTGATGGCGTGGCCGTCGTTGTTCAATCAAAGTCCGGACGCAACATTGATTGCATCAAATCAACCCCATGCTTCGGGATCTGAATTGCGGGGCGGTACGAATTTTACGTTTCAAGACGGTTCCATCACCAACATGGATGACTGGTACGCGAGTGATAGTCGAGAAATCTCGCCTGCCGACGCTCGCGGTTTAGGATTCGGCAAGGCATCGACGGAAGCACTGTCAGTGATTCAGAAGACGCTCGGTGCAGGGGCCACACTTCCGGGCCCCACATATCTGGACGATGACATTCAGTATTTTGACGATGGTCCGAAATTCAAACTGAGTGATGAATCTATCGATGACGCCGATGAGCTTGCTGCCATGGCAGAGGAAAGCTCGCTGAATCTTCGAGGTGAAGTGAGCGTTCAGAAGATGCAGGATCTGGGGATTCTAATCCTGAAGGGAAACGAAGCTGACGTTGAAGAGGTAAGGTCTCTGGTGGAAAAATTGGATCAGGAACAAGCCGTTGCACACAACGATGCTGGCCCAGCGATGGACCTGAATTCCGCGGAACTCATGGCACAAAACAATACGACGTGGTTGTTCCGGAACGGAACCTCGAATCAGGAAATCATCAATCGTTTGCCTGGTAGGGAGCATGACGAGTACATCACCGATCCGCTGCGAGCGGCTGGCGCCGAACACAAAGACGTGCCTGGGCATGATGCCGCATCCGGCACAGAAAGCATGCTGAGCGAACTAACGACGCCGGAGATTGGGCCTGTGTCCGGACTGGCGATCACTGACGGAGGTGACCAGCCGTCCGGAGCTGCCAATGCGGACAACGAGTTCGCACGCATTGCAGGTCCGATCGCCCAATCGCTCGGGGGAGCGGTGACGCCCGAGACTGAATCGGCATCCGGACTTCAAGCCGGCGACGGGCTTGCACTGCTTTACGAAAGTGAATCGAAGTGGGGACGGCAAAGTGAATCGCAAGGGGATCCAGCTGTTGCTTTGAATCAATCGCCGATCATTGAAGGCTTTAACGACAAGGCGACCGTGACTCGAAACAGGGAATCGCAAACAGTGGATCCTGCCATGGATCGTTTCCGGTTTGATTCAGGAAAACAGAGTAACACCTCCGGATCGCCGGCCACTTCTCACTTCAACTCGAATGGTGAACAGCCGGGCGTTGGGCAATACAACTTCCAGGTTATTCCACAAACTGAAGCGAACTCCAGCCAGGAAGAAGGAAGCACCGTGCGTGCGATCGAACTGCAACACGGTTCGCCAGCTGAACTGCTGAGTAGACTCGGTGACACGTTCAGTCGCGGAGAAGCGGCTATGGAAAATGAGCCGTCGCCCCATCCTTTCGCCGTTGATGCTTCTGAAGTCGACGCTGAGAAGAAGGATGTGGTGGAATACTTAGGCCGAGCGGGCGGGCCGACAGAGTCCATAGGTGCAGAGCCACAGGTTGTCATTCCGTCCTTCTCGGGCACTACGGCGATTCCCGACCTTCAACAGCAACCTGAAGCTCAACCGCATCTCTTTTTCACGTGGCGATCTCCCGCTGATTTTGGTGTCGCAGAGGCTGAAGAGCTGAAGCCTGTTCTACCCGAAGCACTAATTGCGGAGGAGAAGGCAAAGCTGGAGCAGCAGATTCAACAGAACGAGCGGATCGGCGAAAGAGCAAAAGGACTCTCCACACTGAACGCCATTGACCAAACCATAGCGTCATCGATTCATGACTATGCGTTGCTTGGCGCAACGTCATGGTCAGAATTAGCGGCGCGTCGGGATGGCAGTACAAAAGTACCGACTTCAGCTCTGTCTAAAGCAACTTCTGTTGCCAGCCTCAGCGAAAAGACAGCAGCAGAAGACGCCTTCTCCACCTTCTCTCTGCATGTCAGCGACGTATCGTTCAAGCTGGCAATGGCGGCTCTTGGCAAGGGCGAATGGCCGGAGGCGGCGAAGGTTCGGATTGAAGAATTCGTCAATGCTTTCGATTATGGCGATCCCATGCCAGCCAACG
This is a stretch of genomic DNA from Planctomycetaceae bacterium. It encodes these proteins:
- a CDS encoding RNA polymerase sigma factor, translated to MEPTPHVNDCRATGVSELTLRCLFDSEETPLLRYAFSLVGRRAVAEDIVQEVFLQLHSHWADVESPKAWLYRAVRNRAYNHVRDSKREVLIDVDCDAQAGASEDDSPSASLEHMEAVAAVRQSLEDLDESDRQLVQLKYFKDLKYRDISTQTGLSIGNVGYRLHHILKELADKLRKLGFDEKS
- a CDS encoding von Willebrand factor type A domain-containing protein yields the protein MNQQSHNSNMEDNIEPELEARIIALVLGEASDFESEELNRLIAQRPELAAFRQRMERVHGLLSEVGTGEFDAPSGEWKLSAGKRNAVLAAIRGEATIQAAIQGENPAVTQGMSARRRWRWKLAATLGGACLAGFIGVMAWPSLFNQSPDATLIASNQPHASGSELRGGTNFTFQDGSITNMDDWYASDSREISPADARGLGFGKASTEALSVIQKTLGAGATLPGPTYLDDDIQYFDDGPKFKLSDESIDDADELAAMAEESSLNLRGEVSVQKMQDLGILILKGNEADVEEVRSLVEKLDQEQAVAHNDAGPAMDLNSAELMAQNNTTWLFRNGTSNQEIINRLPGREHDEYITDPLRAAGAEHKDVPGHDAASGTESMLSELTTPEIGPVSGLAITDGGDQPSGAANADNEFARIAGPIAQSLGGAVTPETESASGLQAGDGLALLYESESKWGRQSESQGDPAVALNQSPIIEGFNDKATVTRNRESQTVDPAMDRFRFDSGKQSNTSGSPATSHFNSNGEQPGVGQYNFQVIPQTEANSSQEEGSTVRAIELQHGSPAELLSRLGDTFSRGEAAMENEPSPHPFAVDASEVDAEKKDVVEYLGRAGGPTESIGAEPQVVIPSFSGTTAIPDLQQQPEAQPHLFFTWRSPADFGVAEAEELKPVLPEALIAEEKAKLEQQIQQNERIGERAKGLSTLNAIDQTIASSIHDYALLGATSWSELAARRDGSTKVPTSALSKATSVASLSEKTAAEDAFSTFSLHVSDVSFKLAMAALGKGEWPEAAKVRIEEFVNAFDYGDPMPANGEKVACAIEQSIHPFVQQRNLLRVSMRTAAAGRASQTPLRLTFVLDNSGSMERIDRQQTVRRAFAMLAQQLTPVDQVTLISFARQPRLLADKVAGADAGKLVGLIDELPSEGGTNIEAALQLAFEKAREQQTSSAQNRIILLTDGAVNLGNANPASLSQMVTAMRNSGIAFDAAGISADGLNDEVLEALARQGDGRYYLLDSLEAADDGFAKQIAGSLRPSAKNVKVQVEFNPKRVGRYKLLGFEKHILKKEDFRNDKVDAAEMAAAEAGVAMYQFEALPDGEGDVGSVSVRFQDLSTGEMVENRWPIPYEADAARPDQAAGSLRVATSAAMLAAKLRGEPLGESVDLQVLSGLLSGLPEPFRNDTRVLQLQQMIEQARQLSRK